Proteins from one Mercurialis annua linkage group LG7, ddMerAnnu1.2, whole genome shotgun sequence genomic window:
- the LOC126656305 gene encoding mitochondrial import inner membrane translocase subunit TIM44-2 isoform X1, producing MASRKLVRDLFIYRQLISQQGSGTRLRLPLPPPLLSKTHWNYLGYRGFGVFNEFSKKIKGEVNRNSEFQQSVKELKDKAEELKGVKEELKVRTKQTTEQLYKRVDGVWTEAEATAKKVSANVKEKISAAKEEVKETLNLGKQESSKSSDSSEKDGADVNDGKKASSGEGTDKQNDTSDNAETFFGKFKSSIPSSKVSSAFHRLKEAKVTDFMKKGYDVMKDEFYGNPSKRKHLEYTPPPSFKGERSTRTDIVVLPTKQSRWSKKWEAFRKKMQGNPVFKRFAGISEPVVSKGQEIAEDMRERWETSDSPIVHKIQDVSDTIFQETDAASSLKEIRRRDPSFSLMDFVAEVQEAVRPVLNAYIKGDLKTLKKYCTSEVITRCEAEHTAFQSHGIFFDNKILHISEVEVRETKMMGTSPIIIVAFQTQQVHCVRDRNGAITEGGQDTIHTVYYAWAMQQVDPEELGEGAIYPIWKLREMQQLGVQSLI from the exons ATGGCGAGCAGAAAGCTTGTTCGAGACTTGTTTATCTACCGTCAATTAATATCCCAACag GGTTCAGGCACGAGATTACGGTTGCCGTTGCCGCCGCCGCTATTATCGAAGACGCATTGGAATTACTTAGGTTACCGTGGTTTTGGAGTGTTTAATGAGTTCTCTAAGAAAATTAAAGGAGAGGTCAATag GAATTCAGAATTCCAACAATCAGTCAAGGAACTGAAGGATAAAGCAGAAGAACTGAAAGGGGTGAAAGAAGAACTGAAAGTTAG AACGAAGCAGACAACTGAGCAGCTGTACAAGCGTGTAGATGGTGTTTGGACGGAGGCTGAAGCTACTGCCAAAAAG GTTTCTGCCAATGTCAAAGAGAAGATTTCAGCTGCCAAAGAAGAG GTCAAAGAAACTCTTAATCTTGGGAAGCAGGAGTCTTCCAAGTCCAGTGACAGTTCAGAGAAAGATGGTGCCGATGTAAATGATGGTAAGAAGGCCTCATCTGGTGAAGGAACAGACAAGCAAAATGACACTAGTGATAATGCAGAAACATTTTTTGGAAAATTTAAGTCTAGCATACCCTCCTCAAAGGTGTCATCAGCCTTCCATAGATTGAAGGAAGCAAAGGTTACTGACTTTATGAAGAAGGGGTATGATGTTATGAAGGATGAATTTTATGGAAACCCTAGTAAGAGAAAGCACCTAGAGTATACTCCTCCCCCCTCCTTCAAAGGTGAAAGAAGCACAAGAACGGACATTGTTGTTCTACCAACAAAGCAATCTCGATGGAGTAAAAAGTGGGAGGCCTTTAGAAAAAAG ATGCAAGGTAATCCTGTATTCAAGCGTTTTGCTGGCATTAGTGAGCCTGTTGTATCCAAGGGTCAAGAG ATTGCTGAGGACATGCGGGAAAGATGGGAGACTAGTGACAGTCCTATAGTCCACAAAATTCAGGA TGTTAGTGATACTATATTTCAAGAAACTGATGCTGCTTCATCTCTCAAGGAAATACGTCGACGAGATCC ATCATTCTCTTTGATGGATTTTGTGGCTGAAGTCCAGGAAGCTGTTAGACCTGTCCTTAATGCTTACATAAAG GGAGATTTAAAGACTTTGAAGAAGTACTGTACCTCTGAAGTTATTACTCGTTGTGAAGCAGAGCACACGGCTTTTCAGAGCCATGGTATATTTTTTGATAACAAG ATTCTTCATATATCTGAGGTGGAAGTAAGAGAGACCAAAATGATGGGAACGTCACCAATAATCATTGTTGCA TTCCAAACGCAGCAAGTCCATTGTGTACGCGATCGAAATGGTGCAATAACCGAAGGGGGCCAG GACACAATCCACACTGTATACTATGCATGGGCAATGCAACAAGTAGATCCTGAAGAACTCGGAGAAGGTGCTATCTATCCAATATGGAAGCTAAGAGAGATGCAACAACTCGGTGTTCAATCCCTAATCTAG
- the LOC126656305 gene encoding mitochondrial import inner membrane translocase subunit TIM44-2 isoform X2: protein MAKCRTKQTTEQLYKRVDGVWTEAEATAKKVSANVKEKISAAKEEVKETLNLGKQESSKSSDSSEKDGADVNDGKKASSGEGTDKQNDTSDNAETFFGKFKSSIPSSKVSSAFHRLKEAKVTDFMKKGYDVMKDEFYGNPSKRKHLEYTPPPSFKGERSTRTDIVVLPTKQSRWSKKWEAFRKKMQGNPVFKRFAGISEPVVSKGQEIAEDMRERWETSDSPIVHKIQDVSDTIFQETDAASSLKEIRRRDPSFSLMDFVAEVQEAVRPVLNAYIKGDLKTLKKYCTSEVITRCEAEHTAFQSHGIFFDNKILHISEVEVRETKMMGTSPIIIVAFQTQQVHCVRDRNGAITEGGQDTIHTVYYAWAMQQVDPEELGEGAIYPIWKLREMQQLGVQSLI, encoded by the exons ATGGCGAAATGCAGAACGAAGCAGACAACTGAGCAGCTGTACAAGCGTGTAGATGGTGTTTGGACGGAGGCTGAAGCTACTGCCAAAAAG GTTTCTGCCAATGTCAAAGAGAAGATTTCAGCTGCCAAAGAAGAG GTCAAAGAAACTCTTAATCTTGGGAAGCAGGAGTCTTCCAAGTCCAGTGACAGTTCAGAGAAAGATGGTGCCGATGTAAATGATGGTAAGAAGGCCTCATCTGGTGAAGGAACAGACAAGCAAAATGACACTAGTGATAATGCAGAAACATTTTTTGGAAAATTTAAGTCTAGCATACCCTCCTCAAAGGTGTCATCAGCCTTCCATAGATTGAAGGAAGCAAAGGTTACTGACTTTATGAAGAAGGGGTATGATGTTATGAAGGATGAATTTTATGGAAACCCTAGTAAGAGAAAGCACCTAGAGTATACTCCTCCCCCCTCCTTCAAAGGTGAAAGAAGCACAAGAACGGACATTGTTGTTCTACCAACAAAGCAATCTCGATGGAGTAAAAAGTGGGAGGCCTTTAGAAAAAAG ATGCAAGGTAATCCTGTATTCAAGCGTTTTGCTGGCATTAGTGAGCCTGTTGTATCCAAGGGTCAAGAG ATTGCTGAGGACATGCGGGAAAGATGGGAGACTAGTGACAGTCCTATAGTCCACAAAATTCAGGA TGTTAGTGATACTATATTTCAAGAAACTGATGCTGCTTCATCTCTCAAGGAAATACGTCGACGAGATCC ATCATTCTCTTTGATGGATTTTGTGGCTGAAGTCCAGGAAGCTGTTAGACCTGTCCTTAATGCTTACATAAAG GGAGATTTAAAGACTTTGAAGAAGTACTGTACCTCTGAAGTTATTACTCGTTGTGAAGCAGAGCACACGGCTTTTCAGAGCCATGGTATATTTTTTGATAACAAG ATTCTTCATATATCTGAGGTGGAAGTAAGAGAGACCAAAATGATGGGAACGTCACCAATAATCATTGTTGCA TTCCAAACGCAGCAAGTCCATTGTGTACGCGATCGAAATGGTGCAATAACCGAAGGGGGCCAG GACACAATCCACACTGTATACTATGCATGGGCAATGCAACAAGTAGATCCTGAAGAACTCGGAGAAGGTGCTATCTATCCAATATGGAAGCTAAGAGAGATGCAACAACTCGGTGTTCAATCCCTAATCTAG